In Haliaeetus albicilla chromosome 2, bHalAlb1.1, whole genome shotgun sequence, a single genomic region encodes these proteins:
- the WFDC3 gene encoding WAP four-disulfide core domain protein 3 codes for MPGKRTFLLALLALLAELPPTLAQQHHPGYRSTAPAVTPAPRRAPRRRWPPAILPVPGKAGECPAGASGAPRPPRLYCLSDHSCPGAEKCCQSGQVRTCLLPTTESPGYCPRVGSASTARCGMSCHNDTACSPGEKCCTRSCCARCVHAEPAKPGLCPRKRAQRSTAACPNRCADDRDCPGDRKCCFSGCGLACAPPDTGSRRAAAKPGACPVVLRGSLGPCLELCDTDGDCPGAAKCCTTGCGHVCKPPTDAWPGLCPPVADGDQAAECLLLCLQDKECPPGQKCCLRGCSRACVSPLQGIA; via the exons ATGCCAGGCAAGCGCACCTTTCTCCTGGCACTCCTGGCACTGTTGGCGGAGCTGCCACCCACCCTGGCCCAGCAGCACCATCCTGGGTACCGGAGCACTGCCCCCGCGGTCACCCCAGCACCACGCCGGGCCCCACGGAGACGCTGGCCCCCCGCCATCCTGCCTGTCCCCGGCAAAGCAGGCGAGTGCCCGGCGGGGGCAAGCGGAGCCCCACGCCCCCCCAGGCTGTACTGCCTCTCCGACCACAGCTGCCCCGGTGCCGAGAAGTGCTGCCAGAGCGGGCAGGTCAGgacctgcctcctccccaccacag AGAGCCCCGGCTACTGCCCCCGCGTCGGCAGTGCCAGCACAGCGAGGTGCGGGATGAGCTGCCACAACGACACCGCGTGCAGCCCCGGGGAGAAGTGCTGCACCCGCAGCTGCTGCGCCCGCTGCGTGCACGCCGAGCCAG CCAAACCCGGCCTCTGCCCGCGGAAGCGCGCCCAGAGGAGCACCGCTGCCTGCCCCAACCGCTGTGCCGATGACCGGGACTGCCCCGGGGACCGCAAGTGCTGCTTCTCCGGCTGCGGGCTGGCCTGTGCCCCCCCGGACACAG GGTCCCGCCGTGCCGCAGCCAAGCCCGGAGCGTGCCCCGTGGTGCTGCGGGGCTCCCTGGGACCCTGCCTGGAGCTCTGTGACACTGACGGCGATTGCCCCGGGGCCGCCAAGTGCTGCACCACCGGCTGCGGCCACGTCTGCAAACCGCCCACCGACG CATGGCCCGGGCTCTGTCCCCCCGTGGCTGATGGTGACCAGGCAGCCGAGTGCCTCCTCCTGTGCCTGCAGGACAAGGAATGCCCCCCCGGCCAGAAGTGCTGCCTGCGGGGCTGCAGCCGGGCGTGTGTGTCCCCGCTGCAGG GCATAGCCTAG
- the LOC138688096 gene encoding WAP four-disulfide core domain protein 2-like, with amino-acid sequence MPKARSVLVLAGLLALWAELPPASAQNVTTKAGVCPDPATEAVNCTVGCQSDGDCESTLKCCPAACGKACQKPDEKPGTCPPVSPGIPMLGVCTNQCKTDSNCSGSQKCCRNGCGKVSCVTPLH; translated from the exons ATGCCCAAGGCCCGCAGCGTGCTCGTCCTGGCGGGGCTCCTGGCTctctgggcagagctgcctccagCATCCGCCCAGAATGTCACCA CAAAAGCCGGCGTGTGCCCGGACCCGGCGACGGAAGCGGTGAACTGCACGGTGGGGTGCCAGTCCGATGGCGACTGCGAAAGCACCCTCAAGTGCTGCCCGGCAGCCTGCGGCAAGGCCTGCCAGAAGCCCGACG AGAAGCCTGGCACCTGCCCACCCGTCAGTCCGGGGATCCCCATGCTGGGCGTCTGCACAAACCAGTGCAAGACGGACTCCAACTGCTCCGGGAGCCAGAAGTGCTGCAGGAACGGCTGCGGCAAGGTCTCCTGCGTGACGCCCCTCCACTGA